From Patescibacteria group bacterium, a single genomic window includes:
- a CDS encoding aminoglycoside phosphotransferase family protein, with protein MIFIKLKNKINIKKTINKEYMFSFFKENKNKFLNKQEKILKIKIYLNRNFMGKFRNISLVYKITTNKRNIRIRARAHNNKDIPFRDYKSIKWLRDNNINNVPIPLYYDKSLNIFFYKESPGQSFERLFNDKNPEIYLDFSLKIADFLRKMHKISRKPDFLPIKTRKQDIKERRHWFFLTKKCCPKVYPFFRKTLKGLWTVNQKNLKFFDNNEFRFVHGDVHWGNVIKNKDDFSVIDFCWGSWAHPLEDVACFLAQNDSMFRYYMSDFLGWRKKIRDVFIKKYFKNNLTHQEEFLLTYFEIQKILEMAAIHCFVEGNKDNKINGANTLITRASKKLKQIL; from the coding sequence ATGATTTTTATTAAATTAAAAAATAAAATAAATATAAAGAAAACGATTAATAAAGAATATATGTTTTCTTTTTTTAAAGAAAATAAAAATAAATTTTTAAATAAGCAAGAAAAAATTTTAAAAATAAAAATTTATTTAAATAGAAATTTTATGGGCAAGTTTAGAAATATAAGCTTGGTTTATAAAATAACAACTAATAAGCGAAATATAAGAATTAGAGCTAGAGCACATAATAATAAAGATATTCCTTTTAGGGATTATAAATCAATAAAATGGTTAAGGGATAATAATATAAATAATGTTCCTATTCCCTTGTATTATGACAAATCATTAAATATATTTTTTTATAAAGAATCTCCAGGTCAATCTTTTGAACGATTATTTAATGATAAAAATCCTGAAATTTATTTAGATTTTTCTCTTAAAATAGCTGATTTTTTAAGGAAAATGCATAAAATTTCTAGAAAACCAGATTTTTTGCCTATAAAGACAAGAAAACAGGATATAAAAGAAAGGAGACATTGGTTTTTTTTAACAAAAAAATGCTGTCCAAAAGTTTATCCATTTTTTAGAAAGACATTAAAAGGCCTCTGGACAGTTAATCAAAAGAATTTAAAGTTTTTTGATAATAATGAGTTTAGATTTGTTCACGGAGATGTTCATTGGGGCAATGTGATTAAAAACAAAGATGATTTTAGTGTTATTGATTTTTGTTGGGGTTCATGGGCCCACCCATTAGAAGATGTTGCTTGTTTTTTAGCTCAAAATGATTCAATGTTTCGTTATTATATGAGTGACTTCTTGGGTTGGCGAAAGAAAATAAGAGATGTTTTTATAAAAAAATATTTTAAAAATAATTTAACCCATCAAGAGGAATTTTTGTTGACTTATTTTGAGATTCAAAAAATATTAGAGATGGCCGCCATTCATTGCTTTGTAGAAGGAAATAAGGACAATAAAATAAATGGAGCTAATACATTGATAACCAGGGCTAGTAAAAAATTAAAACAAATATTATAA
- a CDS encoding PHP domain-containing protein, protein MIDLHLHSYYSDGVFSPKEIAIKAKQNGLSFVCLTDHNSIDGLEEFAVACHANKLKFISGIEIYSHYKGKHIHFLGYNFDVHNKKIKSTFKNLQKKHIIQIKKTIKILKNNGWKIKNTDILDNKSAYIGSVHLAEALKNNRDNWERIKQDFGWTKGMIIPITEIINKYLFQEYGRIYKEAEIPVRQAIKLIKTAGGTIVLAHPGQHFFWHEDDIVLELKSMGLDGIEAISSHHSWAEMEHWQKFAKQNKLIITIGSDFHGHVPKEWGFVVNSPWDYFKITNHPDFTKIF, encoded by the coding sequence ATGATTGATTTACACTTACATTCATATTATTCAGATGGAGTTTTTTCTCCAAAAGAAATTGCAATTAAGGCCAAGCAAAATGGCCTTTCTTTTGTTTGTCTGACAGACCATAACAGCATTGACGGGCTTGAAGAGTTTGCAGTGGCTTGCCATGCAAATAAGTTAAAATTCATTTCAGGAATAGAAATTTATAGTCATTACAAAGGCAAGCACATACATTTTTTAGGGTATAATTTTGATGTTCATAATAAGAAAATAAAATCAACTTTTAAAAACTTACAAAAAAAACATATTATTCAAATAAAAAAAACAATTAAAATTTTAAAAAACAATGGTTGGAAAATAAAAAACACAGATATATTAGATAATAAATCTGCTTATATTGGTTCTGTTCATCTGGCTGAAGCGCTCAAAAATAATCGAGATAATTGGGAAAGGATAAAACAGGATTTTGGCTGGACAAAAGGCATGATTATTCCCATTACTGAGATTATAAATAAATATTTATTTCAAGAATACGGCAGAATTTATAAAGAAGCTGAAATACCAGTTAGGCAGGCAATCAAGTTAATTAAAACTGCTGGCGGAACAATTGTTTTGGCACACCCAGGGCAACATTTTTTTTGGCATGAAGATGATATTGTTTTAGAGTTAAAAAGCATGGGACTTGATGGCATAGAGGCAATAAGCTCACATCATTCGTGGGCTGAAATGGAGCATTGGCAAAAATTTGCCAAGCAAAACAAATTAATTATTACAATTGGCAGTGATTTTCACGGACATGTTCCAAAAGAATGGGGGTTTGTTGTTAATAGTCCATGGGATTATTTTAAAATAACTAATCATCCAGATTTTACTAAAATATTTTAA
- a CDS encoding LysM peptidoglycan-binding domain-containing protein, translating to MKTKTIVDNSTKFLSNQDNVLKRIGHTVVLTFVYIHQALTRHNINTIFSKKILILGIIFIFSMFSYSEVNEVYKNSFNNSLFFSFIDKEQKIITENTLPEIKLPVKAGTEPDFKIAAIREKNNSPELILSLNNSALISTEVDLDMSQPLTRTKVEKYIVQSADTIISIAEKFGISVDSILWENNLTLYTARFIKPGETLMILPINGLRHKVKNGDTIDTIAKKYKTSSQIIIEFNNLADSGDIFINDEILIPNAIKPKPKPKPRKIVPRATQEDVRLVETPSSYKTWAYSSKRKCHRFYPGQCTSWAAYKWATELGVCTTWVGHAKSWMGNARSKGFKIGTTPKKGAIILLKESGWAARIYGHVAYVESFDDKYVYFSEMNFKGAWKVTHRKYKLDSWRVLGYIYPY from the coding sequence ATGAAAACAAAAACCATTGTAGATAATAGCACCAAATTTCTATCTAATCAAGACAATGTCTTAAAAAGAATAGGACATACTGTTGTTTTGACATTTGTTTATATTCATCAAGCATTAACAAGGCATAATATAAACACAATTTTTTCCAAGAAAATATTAATTCTTGGAATTATTTTTATTTTTTCAATGTTTTCTTATTCAGAGGTTAATGAAGTTTATAAAAATTCTTTTAACAATAGTCTATTTTTTTCTTTTATAGACAAAGAACAAAAAATTATTACTGAAAATACATTGCCTGAAATTAAATTACCAGTGAAAGCAGGAACAGAACCCGACTTTAAAATAGCCGCCATTAGAGAGAAAAACAATTCACCTGAGTTAATCCTATCTCTTAATAACTCTGCACTAATCTCAACTGAAGTTGACTTAGATATGTCCCAACCATTAACTAGAACTAAAGTTGAAAAATATATTGTTCAATCAGCCGATACCATAATAAGCATTGCTGAAAAATTTGGCATCAGCGTTGATTCAATTTTATGGGAAAATAATCTAACCCTATATACAGCTAGATTTATCAAACCAGGCGAAACATTAATGATTCTGCCTATAAATGGATTAAGACATAAAGTAAAAAATGGTGATACCATAGACACAATTGCTAAAAAATATAAAACATCATCCCAAATCATAATTGAGTTTAATAATTTAGCTGACTCTGGAGATATATTTATAAATGACGAAATACTTATTCCAAATGCCATCAAGCCAAAACCAAAGCCAAAACCACGCAAAATTGTTCCAAGAGCAACCCAAGAAGATGTTCGACTAGTTGAGACCCCGTCAAGCTATAAGACTTGGGCCTATAGCTCAAAGAGAAAATGCCATCGATTTTATCCAGGACAATGCACTTCATGGGCTGCTTATAAATGGGCAACTGAACTTGGAGTTTGTACTACTTGGGTTGGACATGCCAAAAGTTGGATGGGGAATGCCAGGAGTAAGGGATTTAAAATTGGGACAACTCCTAAAAAAGGAGCAATTATTTTATTAAAAGAATCTGGCTGGGCAGCCAGAATATATGGACATGTTGCTTATGTTGAGTCATTTGATGATAAATATGTTTATTTTTCAGAAATGAACTTTAAGGGCGCCTGGAAAGTAACTCATAGAAAATACAAACTTGACAGCTGGCGAGTGCTTGGCTATATATACCCATATTAA
- a CDS encoding leucine--tRNA ligase: MQRYNFEKIEKKWQAVWDKLNIYKAEDFNTDKPKQYILVEFPYTSGDGLHVGHVRGYTALDILARKKRMQGINVLYPMGWDAFGLPTENYAIKSKIHPMEITAANVKLFKRQLKSLGMSFDWSREINTTSPAYYKWTQWIFSKLFINKLAYQDKIPINWCSKCKIGLANEEVIAGKCERCGSITVKKEKKQWMLKITKYADRLIKDLDGVNYLDKIKSQQINWIGKSKGTQAIFKIDKQNIDIEVFTTRIDTIFGVTSLVLAPEHKIIGKLKSQIKNWDQVANYIKQASKKSDLERTDLNKTKTGVILKGVFAINPVSQKKVPIWMADYVISSYGGGAVMVVPAHDKRDYVFAKKHNMEIIEVIKGGDVFKQAYTDYGNLINSGEFDKLTSVQAIKQITKWLAKNKKGGPIINYKLRDWVFSRQHYWGEPIPIIHCEKCKAVLVDERDLPVILPKVKEYEPTETGESPLAKIKEWVNVKCPKCNGPGKRETDTMPNWAGSSWYFLRYIDPNNDSQLADFKKLKYWLPVDIYNGGMEHTTLHLLYSRFWHKFLYDIGVVPCQEPYQARISHGMVLGEGGVKMSKSLGNVINPDNIIKNHGADALRVYEMFMGPFDQAIAWDSKTIDGIDRFLMKIIKLTQSNLEDSQINSDEQVIKNLEQIKHQTIKKVSQDIEDLKFNTAIACLMEYVNNLLEYNKQDNVCGSKDMIDSIKILILLMSVFAPHLSEDLWHKINSDISDIDSIFQEQWPKHDLELVKSKQIDLIIQINGKFRHIIKVDAGLSKQKAGKLAKQEAKIQKYLKNKQASKIIFVPDKIINFVL; the protein is encoded by the coding sequence ATGCAGAGATATAATTTTGAAAAAATAGAGAAAAAATGGCAAGCGGTTTGGGATAAGTTAAATATTTATAAAGCAGAGGACTTTAATACAGATAAACCCAAACAATATATTTTAGTTGAGTTTCCATATACATCTGGAGATGGATTGCATGTTGGGCATGTACGAGGTTATACTGCTCTTGATATTTTAGCAAGAAAAAAACGAATGCAAGGAATTAATGTTTTATATCCAATGGGGTGGGATGCATTTGGTTTGCCAACCGAGAATTATGCTATTAAGTCAAAAATTCATCCCATGGAAATAACTGCTGCAAATGTAAAATTATTTAAAAGGCAACTAAAAAGCCTGGGCATGAGTTTTGATTGGTCAAGAGAAATCAATACCACTTCGCCAGCTTATTATAAGTGGACTCAATGGATATTTTCAAAATTGTTTATTAATAAATTGGCTTACCAAGATAAAATTCCAATTAATTGGTGTTCAAAATGTAAAATTGGGCTCGCTAATGAAGAGGTGATAGCTGGCAAATGTGAAAGATGTGGGTCCATCACAGTCAAGAAAGAAAAAAAACAATGGATGCTTAAAATAACAAAATACGCTGACAGATTAATTAAAGATTTAGATGGAGTTAATTATTTAGATAAAATAAAATCACAACAAATTAATTGGATAGGAAAAAGTAAAGGCACACAAGCAATATTTAAAATAGATAAACAAAACATAGACATAGAGGTTTTCACAACTAGAATAGATACTATTTTTGGGGTCACATCTCTTGTGTTGGCTCCAGAACATAAAATAATTGGAAAACTGAAATCTCAGATTAAAAATTGGGATCAAGTTGCAAACTATATTAAACAGGCAAGTAAAAAAAGTGACTTAGAACGGACAGACCTTAATAAAACTAAAACAGGAGTTATTTTAAAAGGAGTTTTTGCTATTAATCCAGTTAGTCAGAAAAAAGTACCAATTTGGATGGCTGATTATGTTATTTCCTCGTATGGTGGGGGAGCTGTGATGGTCGTCCCGGCTCATGATAAAAGAGATTATGTCTTTGCTAAAAAGCATAATATGGAAATCATAGAAGTTATTAAGGGGGGGGATGTTTTTAAACAAGCCTATACGGATTATGGAAATTTAATAAATTCAGGAGAGTTTGATAAGTTGACATCTGTTCAAGCAATTAAGCAAATCACCAAATGGTTGGCAAAAAATAAAAAAGGAGGACCAATTATTAACTACAAGCTAAGAGATTGGGTTTTTTCAAGACAACATTATTGGGGCGAGCCAATTCCAATTATCCATTGTGAAAAATGTAAAGCAGTTTTGGTTGATGAAAGAGATTTGCCAGTTATTTTGCCAAAAGTAAAAGAATACGAACCAACTGAAACAGGAGAATCTCCTTTGGCAAAAATTAAAGAATGGGTAAATGTTAAATGCCCTAAATGCAATGGGCCGGGCAAAAGAGAAACAGATACCATGCCAAATTGGGCTGGTTCAAGTTGGTATTTTTTAAGATATATTGACCCTAATAATGACAGTCAGTTAGCTGACTTTAAAAAGTTAAAATATTGGTTACCAGTTGATATTTATAATGGTGGCATGGAGCATACAACTTTACATTTGCTTTATTCTCGGTTTTGGCACAAATTTTTGTATGACATAGGCGTTGTTCCTTGCCAAGAGCCATATCAAGCCAGAATTTCACACGGAATGGTGTTAGGAGAAGGGGGAGTAAAAATGAGTAAAAGTTTAGGCAATGTAATTAATCCAGACAATATTATTAAAAATCATGGCGCTGACGCATTAAGAGTATATGAAATGTTCATGGGGCCATTTGACCAAGCAATTGCATGGGATTCAAAAACAATTGATGGCATTGATAGATTTTTAATGAAGATTATAAAGCTGACTCAATCAAATTTAGAAGATAGCCAAATAAACTCAGATGAGCAAGTGATTAAAAATTTAGAGCAAATAAAACATCAAACAATTAAAAAAGTGAGTCAAGATATTGAGGACCTTAAGTTTAATACAGCTATTGCTTGTTTAATGGAATATGTTAATAATCTTTTGGAATACAATAAACAAGACAATGTTTGTGGCTCAAAAGACATGATTGATTCTATTAAAATACTAATATTATTAATGTCTGTTTTTGCTCCGCATTTGTCAGAAGATTTATGGCATAAAATAAATTCTGATATTTCAGACATAGATAGCATTTTTCAAGAACAATGGCCGAAACATGATTTAGAATTAGTAAAATCAAAACAAATAGATTTGATTATTCAGATTAATGGCAAGTTCAGGCATATTATAAAAGTAGATGCTGGCTTATCAAAGCAAAAAGCAGGAAAATTAGCAAAGCAAGAAGCAAAAATTCAAAAATATTTAAAAAACAAGCAGGCAAGCAAAATAATATTTGTTCCAGATAAAATAATTAACTTTGTTTTGTAA
- the rsmA gene encoding ribosomal RNA small subunit methyltransferase A: protein MSLYKHTRNLFYTNKFKPLRRRGQNFLINEKIVVKIIKQADITSKDIVLEIGAGTGILTSKIADHAKKVMAVEIDKNLIQILESEIKNYNNIEVISNSILDEKCWEEIIKKQGKQYKIIANLPYNITGFVLKKILLEPIKPEIIIVMLQKEVVERIVANPPKMSFLSVFVQFWADVQIIANVGRNNFYPKPSIDSIIIKLCPYCDKHWQLKSTPVEFFKIVRAGFTSPRKYLLNNLFKYGIISKEQGVDLFKKIKINPKIRAQELAVSKWIELTNICLKKTQLKDS, encoded by the coding sequence ATGTCATTGTATAAACATACTAGAAATTTATTTTATACTAATAAATTTAAACCCTTGCGCAGGCGAGGGCAAAATTTTTTAATTAATGAAAAAATAGTAGTTAAAATTATAAAACAGGCAGACATAACATCCAAAGATATTGTTTTAGAAATCGGAGCCGGTACAGGCATTTTAACAAGCAAAATAGCAGACCATGCGAAAAAAGTTATGGCAGTAGAAATTGATAAAAACTTAATTCAGATTCTTGAATCAGAAATAAAAAATTACAACAATATAGAAGTTATTTCTAATAGTATTTTGGACGAGAAATGTTGGGAAGAGATAATTAAAAAACAAGGCAAACAATATAAAATTATAGCCAACTTGCCATATAATATTACTGGGTTTGTTTTAAAAAAAATATTACTAGAGCCAATCAAGCCAGAGATAATTATAGTAATGCTCCAAAAAGAGGTTGTAGAAAGAATAGTGGCCAATCCCCCCAAAATGTCGTTTTTATCTGTTTTTGTCCAGTTTTGGGCTGATGTTCAAATTATTGCGAATGTAGGTAGGAATAATTTTTATCCAAAACCAAGTATTGATTCAATTATAATCAAATTATGTCCTTATTGTGATAAACATTGGCAATTAAAAAGTACGCCAGTAGAATTTTTTAAGATAGTTAGAGCGGGATTCACTTCTCCTCGTAAATATTTACTTAACAATTTATTTAAATATGGTATTATAAGTAAAGAGCAAGGAGTAGATTTGTTTAAAAAAATTAAAATAAATCCAAAGATTAGAGCTCAAGAATTAGCAGTTTCTAAATGGATTGAATTAACCAATATATGTCTAAAAAAAACACAACTAAAAGACAGTTAA